The segment GGAGTCGAACCCCTGTTACCGCCTTGAAAGAGCGGTGTCTTAACCACTTGACCACAGGGCCATATATGTTGGTAGCGGCGCAGGGATTTGAACCCCGGACACTGCGGGTATGAACCGCATGCTCTAGCCACCTGAGCTACGCCGCCATAATATTTTCTTTTGGTGGCGGGGGCTGGATTTGAACCAGCGACCTTCGGGTTATGAGCCCGACGAGCTGCCAGACTGCTCCACCCCGCGACGTCATTTCACAACGCAATTTTTATTTTATAACAAAATCTTTTTTTCGTCAAGGGCTTAGTTTTCTGAAAGGCCGCGAGCAAAAGCACGCGGCCTTTCTCCAAGGTTTTTACTTTATCTCGACAGTAGCACCGACTTCTGCAAGCTTTGCTTTTATTTGTTCTGCTTCTTCTTTGCTCACCTTTTCCTTGATGGGTTTCGGTGCGTTGTCTACCAGGTCTTTCGCCTCTTTCAGGCCAAGTCCGGTGAGTTCTCTTACGACTTTGATTACCTTGATTTTCTCAGCGCCAGCATTCGCCAAAATTACATCAAATTCTGTCTGCTCGGGAGCTGCAGCCTCAGCAGCAGCACCGGGAGCAGCAGGGCCTGCTGCAACAGCTACCGGCGCAGCAGCCGTAACTCCGAACTTCTCCTGTAAAGCCTTTACCAGTTCTGAGAGCTCAAGTACCGTCATATTTTCTATGGCAGCAATGATTTCTTCTTTTGTCATTTTTTCATCCTCCCTATCATTTTGTCATTATTTTTTAATTTTAAGTCTTTTTAGTTTCGCGGCGGCTATGCCACCTCAAGAAACTCTTGCGATATACTTAAAGTTAAGATGCCTTCTTTTCCTGAATGGCCTGGAGAGTATAAACCAGGTCGCGAATTGGGCCTTGGAGCACCCAAACAATCCCGAAAAGCGGCGATTGGATTGCCCCCACGGCCTTGGCAATGAGCTCTTCCTTTTTGGGGAGCTTCGCCAGTTGTTCCACAGCGGCCTTGTCCGTCACCCGGCCTTCTACTATACCGCCTTTTATTTCCAAGCTTTTATGGTCTTTTGCAAAATCCATCAGAATTTTA is part of the Caldanaerovirga acetigignens genome and harbors:
- the rplL gene encoding 50S ribosomal protein L7/L12, which codes for MTKEEIIAAIENMTVLELSELVKALQEKFGVTAAAPVAVAAGPAAPGAAAEAAAPEQTEFDVILANAGAEKIKVIKVVRELTGLGLKEAKDLVDNAPKPIKEKVSKEEAEQIKAKLAEVGATVEIK